In Juglans microcarpa x Juglans regia isolate MS1-56 chromosome 1S, Jm3101_v1.0, whole genome shotgun sequence, the genomic stretch AGTTGGTTGTGCATGTGCGTGCTACGCTGGCGACCAGGCCATGCATGCGCGCTGTGCTCATGCATAGGCCATGCATGCGCGCGGTGTGTGCACGTAACCCATGCGTGCGCGCTGCACGCACGCACTAGGCATGCGTGCAGTCTGGCCGCGCTACGCGCGCGCGCTAGGCGTGCGTGCAGTTTGGCCGTGCGCTGAGCAGGCTGGTGTGACAATCTCGCTCGCGCGCGCGCGCAAGTTGTGTGCACATTGACTGTACGCTACCTGCTTGAGGGTGACCGTGGCCTAGCATTCTCCAAGGACTCGGTCTGTGGGCAATCAAGCCATGCCAGCAGAGCCTCCGATGGGCTGTTTGGACATGACAGGGTGcttgtcaaggcatggcccgtggccTCCTGCCTTGGGGTTTTGACAGAATCTTACGAACGTAATTCATCCTCTATGCAAGCATATTACACTGGTTCGTCTTCAGCAAGTGATTTGAACTGGTATCCAAACACGGGTGCTACTCATCACTTGACCTCAGATCTTTCCAATCTCAATATTACTGCTGAAGCATATACTGGCCCATATACAATCCACGTTGGAATGGCACTGGTTTGAACATTACACATCTCGACACTTCTAAACTTTCTACTCCTACACTTTCCTTTTTACTTCACAATGTACTTCATGTGCCACAAATTACCAAGAATTTAATTTCTGTTTAAAAATTCACTGTAGCTACTAAtactttctttgaatttcatccatcttatttttttgtaaaggaTCGAGCAACGAGGAAAATTCTACTACACAGGCCGAGTAAGAACGAACTTTATCCTTTCTCCATGTCCAATAAAACTTCTCCTCCATCTGCGCTTATTGGTGAACGAGCCTCGCTTCCTCAATAGCATTCTCGGATGGATCATCTAGCTTTTAAAATTGTTCATCATGTTTTGTCGAAATTTTCTTTACCAGTAGTCGCGTCTAAGTCTAGTCTATCATGTTCTGCATGTTTAAGTTCTAAAAGTCGTCAGTTACCATTTTTTGAGTCATGTACTCATGCCTCGACACcacttgaattaatttatagtgATGTTTAGGGCCCGTCTCCTATTCTTTCTCATAATAGTTTTCGATATTTTGTTACCTTTCAAGACTCATATAGTCGGTACACGTGGTTCTATCCTATAACTTGCAAAAGTGATGTCATTACtatttttcacaaatttcaGCCTCATATAGAGCGACAATTTAATTGCAAAATTAAATCTGTTCAATCTGACTAGGGTGGTGAATTTCGTTCACTATCCATATTATTGGCCTCTCTTGGCATTTCTCATCGCAGATCTTGTCCTCacactcatcaacaaaatggtgttatTGAAAGTAAAACCGTCATGTTATTGAAACTAGTTTGGCTCTCTTAATTCATAGTCATGTTCCTCTTAAATATTGGGATGATGCATTTGATATAgcattctatttaattaatcgGATGCCATCACTcgtttttcaaaatcaatcacCTTTCACTCGTCTTTTTCACAATAATTCagattattcttttcttcgTGTCTTTGGTTATGCTTGTTGGCCTTACATCCGACCATATAATCGCCACAAGTTACAATCTCGATCCACTAGTTGTATCTTCCTTGAGTATAGTCCCAATCACAAAGATTACAAATGTCTTAACCAACTcactgaaaaaataattatttcgcGCGACGTTATTTTTGAAGTCATTATTCCCGTATCAAATTCAGTCCTCCACTGTGAGTCATCAAAAGTCTCCCGCGGCACCATTCATTATACCCAATTTAAAGTCTCCTACTTACCCACCTCGTGCAGCAGAGCATGCCTCGTTGGTATCGGTCCCTCCAAATCAAGCCCAAGCTTCTCCGGCCCACCCAAATAATTTTCCATCTCAAACCGCTCCAGCCCACCCGATTATTTCCCCTAGCAAGGAACAAATTAATATTAGCATGCATTAATTTCTCCCAAAGTCATGATATGCAAGTGCTACAAAGTGTGCAAGACGGTTTACGTGCCGTAGGACCCATGGAATCTTGACCATATATGGTTGGGTATGTTTGCGTATCCGTCGTCAAGAGGAGACCAAATGAACGTAGAAGTCGTCATAtgggttaatttttttaattaattatggtCATCGATCGCTTCAACCACAGAAAATTCTGCCATGCTTCAAAAAAGTTAGGATTCAATACTAGGGGGCGAGGTCTTCCTCTGGAGTACTTGAAGggaaaagtttgaaatttgaataccTCTGCCGAGTTCCGACCATGACTAAGTCATCCTTTCTACCGTGTTAAAAGAACATGATTTGATGTTGGAAGCTTGGACCAGCCATAGAAAGCGAAGCCCACCAATTAAAAGCTACGTACATCAACCCAATTAATGAGATTTCCCcaggctagctagctatcatGTTCAGATCTAAAACGAGCCAAACAAAGCAGAGAACAACCTCATCAGAAACCATGGAGGGCCGGATAGTATCTCTAATCCGTCATGGGTGTAAGGTAGCTAGAGAACTTGAATCAAACCTACCAAAATTGGCCGACCACCCAAACATGCTCTCCAAGTCCTGTGACGAGATCATAAAGGCTTTCGGAACCGCGAAGGAACGGCTATACACTCAAGACTCTAGTACTGCACATGATCCCGGGCACATGTACTTACTCCGTGAACCGCAGGAATCACAGCAGCCTAAGATTGAAGCAAGTTTGCAGGGATGGCTAAGGTCTAGTTACACCCAAACAATGGACGACATGTTTCAAATGCAACTTCAAGCTGAAAGGAGCCCCCCCTTCGATATGAAGGAGTCGGGTTCCAATGCCGTCCAGCTTGTTGCTGGATTGGGTGGAGGAGAGGTCGAAGGCTCCGCGCGATCTTGGAGCATGGGAGGAGATCAGCTTCGGTCCGTCGACCCTTCAGATTCTGGCATCGGTTCATCCTTGCAAAGACAGCGAAGGAGGTGAGAAATTCTCGCTTAGATGATCTACGTACGTATTTGAccgattattttttgtttcacaCAACATGATGAAATTAACTTAGGTCATCGATCACTGTTAGAATCTTCTTTTGACCTTTGTGATCAGTGAGTGACTCCTGTTTTACTCAGAAACATCCCTCcaaacctgttttaattaagcAATCATACGTACGTGGATTCACGAGCTTTAGAAACGCGCAAATTACTGCCCAAAGGATCTCGGAAACGCcaagaattaatttaaaaagtataatatttacaagttttttttttttttttttttttttttctctttgaagaGTAGCGGTACTTGATCATCTACATTTGCTAGCTGTGCATCCAAAGTGTGGAACTTGTAATTACATTCTGACTAGCAGCCAAATATCCTTATGGTCGACGTTCGAGCTAATGATATTGAATCATTTTAATCTGGAACGGCTAATAAGAGGTTATAGGATTTCCTACTTCGGAAAAGAAACCTAAGTGGTTAAGACTTGacatgttttaattaatttgttgtcaTGACTtgaagcaatatatatatataggacatcatgtttatttttattttttaaataagcaGGAAGGATGATGGGGAGAGACGGACAGTGAAGATGGCTGCACCTCGAATTGGAAATACTGAGATTCCACCCGAGGATGGATACACTTGGAGAAAATACGGGCAGAAAGAGATACTCGGCTCAAGATTCCCAAGGTATGTCTAAAATGCATGCCTACCGTAAGTTCACGACTGGCATGCAATATCTGGTTTAATCGGATTCaggaatacatatatatatatatatatatatatatatatagtactgttattattattgacaCTTTGAATTCAATTGTTATATATACGGCTTTAAATATTGCAGGTGCCTTTTCCTTAAGGTTAAAATTATAAGGCCTTTGATCAAGATTGCCACATTGTCAATTATACATATTAATGCTACCTTTAAATTAACTTCTGATCTAATTTCTTGCTGGACTCTTCTAATTCATGCTAGcttttacctctctctctctctctctctaagactTGACCATatcaacctatatatatatatatatatatatattctagagTGCACATTGGTTATTTGAGACTACCTGCATTTATTCAAAGCAAACATGACAAGACTGTGCGCAATGACGtagaaactcaaataataaaaggTAGGCGGCCTCTTATTGAAATAGTTACAACTTCTTACAAATTCGactagcattatatatatattcccgaCTTTTACTCACTCTTTTAGATCTTGTCATCAATGCTAACTACAATACTGTTGTTGCTGCTCCTGAAAACGCTTGATATCGATCAAATATATTTaggcatttaaaaaaaaaagatttcattcaaattaatcatgtttggaaagaaagtgtGTGTACGTAGCGAGTGCGGCAAAAGGTTTGACAAGGTATGTAGAGTACTGAAAACTGTTGAGATTTACtggttataaatatatatatatatatatatatatatattggagttttctactcatcatccttacacaatactacacatcatatttatttttagttttatttagttttattctttctaaactaattgaatttttctattgaTCATCTATATccaccacacatttggtaagagaaaaaaaaaagttaaaaaactatGTGTGATATGTGTGTGGTatgagaatgatgagtagaatttttctattggCAAACGATCCATGCCTCACAGTACTGCCACTACAGTAAAGACCAAAGGACACCCAAATTCATGGCCAACTTAGGATTTGATTAAGCAAATGCCACTAAATAACCACAATACAATTAGGGTTAAAGTGAACAGTTTTCGTGGACAAATATCTcctaatttatatagttatttaaaCTCTTGCATGTTTATAAATGAGTGTCTATGTTtatgtcttctttttttcccctcttgtCACCGCGGGTTAATTAATTAACTGATAGAATTAGATGATATGGccctctaatttatttattttttgttaagagaatCTTCCAAACCAAAAAGACATAAAGACATTTGTAAAATCTTCCTACTTGATCTCTTTATTCCCCTTTTccctcaaaattcaaaatctagCTGGTGATGTTTTGCTGACTATAACATGATGTTAAATAGCTATCATTTAATATGTGGCATGTCAACAAAAGggatacaaaatttatttgtgtattctaattatatatattgttgtccGAGTAGAAATTCGAGTATTTGAGTGATTTTCACACGCTTTAAATAGTGTGCCATCGATGCCATTATCATATTTCTTAGACCATCTTTATCAGGAGTTACTATAGGTGCACCCACCAAAAGTTATACCAATGTCCAGCCAAGAAGCAAGTCCAGAGGCTCGATGATGATCCCAGCACGTTTGAAGTGACTTATCGAGGTGATCACACATGCCACATGTCGTCCACCGCACCCTCAATTCCACCATTACCCCTTACAGCAACTGAAATTACTCATGAGATGGCCCCAATTATAACCACCCAACCTCCTCAATCTAATTCAGTTCCTCTAAGCAAATGGCTCTCAATGGAGCACTTCAGCCTAAGAGCCGGAGCAGTGAGCAGCAGCACCAGTGGCATGGTGGTCGCTGGTGCTGGTGCTGGTGCGGGTCCATCCACCTCGCGAAGTGGCAAAGAAGTTGAATGCCCGGTTGCAGATATGGCCGATGCAATGTTTAACTCTGGCAGCAGTAGTAGCAATAGCATGGACTGGTTCTTAGGTGGCAAATGGGAGTCAGAAGACAAAGAAGATAAATAGACTGGCGGGGCTGGTTCTTaggtgatttttatttttcttttccactgcaccttatagagagagagagagagagagagagagagagggaaaaaaaaaaaagaggaaaaatataattactgTGAATCACCCATTAATATTCCCAATTTCAATTATGCTATATCGGATGgcataatttatattaattatataggaGATGAGGTGCAGACAATAAGCTTTGTATGCAAGCCTACCACATGCACGTACGGGCTACACCAACTAACTTCTTGCAATGTCCAAATTTCAGGGATATATCATGTAATCATCGTAGCCAACTAACttccttttgtcttttttaagtAAACGAGTCACCGAAGGAAATGAACCATCATACCTAGCAACATCTATATTTGTTATAGCATCAGCCACCCCCTTTCACCCTCCACACAAGTGTGAAGAGAAAATCTTAATCTTATACCGAGAAGTATAAGATCAACACTTCTACACATGTTAACAAAAATTTTCCATCAAAGAACCACCTCATCCTTGCCATTATCATTTGGGAGTTTTAAGATTTAAGATTTTCCAAGTCCCAAAGAAGTTAGGGTCAATGTTGTTGAATTTGGAGTCAagatgcttctctctctctctctctctctctctctattgagGTTAGCATGTCCAAAACCAAATTAACAAATCAAAGAATGGTGTAAAGAAGgcaaagaaaaagcaaaatatTAACACAAAATACCAGTTCCAATAACTAAAAAACCACTATTATTGTTCTTGCAAATGCTTGaactcttctgttttttttaagaagaggacgaGACTCCAATTTGATTGATATACCCTTACTTATGGcgaagaaatattttatacaaaagaGCAAGACGGTTACAACATCTGAAAATCCAAAACCAGActcttaagaaaaaagaaaaccgttACTAGGAACgaaacaaaaatgaagataCAAGAAGAAGCTAAGTGTTAGTACCCATATCAAGATAGCaagaaaaaatagtaagaaaaaaGCAATCATGGGACCGAAGAACCATCCACAACCAGCAGAACTTGGGTTACCTTTTAAGACACCATCGATGTTGAGCTTGAGAGGTCCTCGAGGAGGGGATAACCAACGAAAAAGGATGGATTTTTTATCTGGGTGATGGTTGGGACAATGTGTAGATGATGAAGGACATAAATATTAGCAGAGGGTACAAGAGAACGATGCTTGATGAGAGAATTAAAGCCTCTTAACCACTTATTGATTTTATGAATGATAGTGGCAGCATAGGTATAAAAGTCCTCAAAACGAGATTTATTTCTTGCAAGCCAAAGTTCCCAAAGGAAAAGGGGAGGAAGAAGGTGAGCGAGTAAATGGAGTTGATCTAAACCTTTAAAGGATGACCACCAATGAGTGGCATTAAGTTTCCAACTGTGATAGATTGGTTTGTGTAGCTAAAGATAGTTGAGCAATGTTGCCAAACGTCTTTGGAAAGCTTACAATCGAGGAAGACATGATCAGAGGTATCACCATCCTCATCCGTGCAGTTATTGCATTTAGAAGCTATATGGATCCCACAATGTTGGATCATGTCATCAAAATGAATGCCATTAAACCataacttctaaaaaaaaaaaatagaaatattaataGGGAGGCATGGGCTATATTCTAAATGAAGGAGGCTAAAGAAAACGTAGCATAGTGCTCCCTAAGAAAATTCTAGGCAAATTTGGAGGAAAATATGTCATCGTTGTTGTGCTTTCAAATACGGATATTGGggccttttttaattttaatagggAAGAGATTGACCTCATTGGCAAGGGGCTGGCCAATGAGGTTGTGGATCAAATTAAGGTTCCAACCATTTTGAGAATAAACATCTTTGATTTGTAAAGAGGGGTTAGAAATAATGAAACCTTTTTAGATAAGGGAACCATTGTCATGCCAGAAATTAATAGAGCCATCACGAATATTCCATTGACTCTCGTTGTGAATGATGGGAAGAAATTTGCAAATGGCTTTCCAGGAGCAAGAGTGGTCGACTTTAGCAGAATTAAGATCTAAGGATGGACcatcattcatatatttttggtAAAGAAAGGTAGCCCAATGAGAGTTGGAGTTAACGAATCTCCAAGCCAATTTACAGTGAACAACATCAACAATGTCATGTAAATTTATAATACCAAGACCACCTCCCGATGAAGGACAATAGATATGATTCCAAAAAATCTAATGTTTCTTATTGTTACCATTAATGTCACCCCAGAAAAAATTAGCAAAGACTTTGTGAATGGAATCAATGACATTTTTGGGAGGGTTGATGACCGAAAGGATATAAATAGGAATAGAGAAAAGCACGGATTTGCTTAAGGTAAGCTTGACGCATGTAGAAAGTAAGCGACCCTTCTAGCCAGCTATCTTTTTTTTGAATCTTGAGAAGGGTATAATTATAAGCAGAGGAAGGAATTTTCTCATAGGAAATGGGAGCACCAAGGTAAGCGATAGGGAAGTTTCTGTCATTAAAACCGGTAGCAGAAGCAATAATGTGTTTTCTGGATGTGGTGACTTTGTTATGAACTAGGAAGACACTTTTGGAATGGTTGATCTTTTCACCAGATGAGTCTTCGTAAATGGTAAGGAATTTCATGAGAGTGGAAAAACTGTTTTTAGAACCATTAGTGAAAATCAAAAGGTCACTTGCAAAAAGAATATGAGAAATGAGAGTGCAACCCTTAGGGACAGCATAAAGGGTGACATGACCTTTAGTCATAAGATGGTGAAGACCTCTACTTAGGAGTTCTTCActaagaataaaaaagagagggaaTAATGGGTCCCCTTGTCTAGGACCTCTACTAGAAGTGAAATAACCTGAGTGAGTACCATTTAAGCAAACAAAGAATGTAGGGTAAGAAAAACATTTATGAAATAAAGAGATAGTGCATTCATTAAATTCAAAGGAACGAACTACATGGGAGAGGTAAATCCAGTTGACCCTGTCAAAGACTTTAGCCATGTCAACTTTGAGCATAACATTATTGCCTCTAATGTTTTTAGCAAGACTATGAGTAAGTTCTTGAGCTAAAAAAATACTATCAGTAATGACTCTACATTCGACAAAAGCACCTTGGTGGGCCAAAATAAGCTTGGGTAAGAAGGTGGCAAGACGAGAagccaaaatttaaaaaaaaaaaaaatcttataagaCTGATGGGTCTAAAATCAAAGAAAGTGGAAAGATCGTCTTTCTTAGGgattaaagaaatgaaagtGTGTTTCAAGGAAGGAGGCAAGGCTCACCTCTGAAAAGATCTATAATTGCCTCAAAGATGTCTAGATAGATAATAGACCAACAAGAGGtgtaaaaagaagaagagaagccATCCGGACCAAAAGATGAGTCTAAAGAGATGCTATAGACAACTTGCTTTACTTCTTCCAACAAATGAAGTTTGAGCATCAAAGTATTATCATCATCAGCAACCAAGTTAGGAATTAAATCAAACAAAGAGATGGAAGAGTGAGTCGGAGAAACAGCTAAGTGATTGTTGAAGAAATCCACGTCAACTGAGTGAATAATCTTATGCTTAGAGGAGGAAGAACCATCGGGGAGAGTAAGGGAAGTAATAGAAGCCTTTTTTCCTCTTGTGAGCAACCATTTGAATTCATGTAGGTGTATTGGTGCTATTATCTTGAATGATAAAAGAGGGACGAAGCTCACCATCCTTACCCATAATACTAATAATAGTATCAATACTAGATCCATTCAAACTTTTGGTAGCTTTTGTTTACATTAAAATTTTGGCTGGAAGTTAGAGTATGGAAGAATAGTTGGTATCGAAGAATATCAAAtgagatttcaatgaaaagtGAAATCTTgaattgttagggttttctagAAATCTCAAGGATTCAAAGGTAGAGATTTGTTTAGATGGTATGAAAAGATTAGAAGTAAGAAACATTGAACTAACAAACGACAAAAATCATTGAAATAGATTATAAGAGAAAGAGACGGCAAACAGGGAAGTGAGAGAGATGGGGAAAGGAGGAAGACAGTGTGTTTGATATTAAAATGGACAAACATCCTGTGTTTTTATTTACCATAAGAAATAATGCGATGTTGATGTCTTAATGTCTTAATGTCTCATTGGTTGATGTAAATTTTCACTTTTACTCTGGTCTTGTTTGAAGAGGAACCAAAGTGTGAACTAtctcaaaaggaataaaaattcaaaatagaaacAACTATGTGAGCCCACAACTCAAGATACATCTAAAGAGGATGCTTTTAGTTATTGAACCAATTCAcatagaaaatacaaaaacttaaaaagtaaaagtaaacatgattttgaaaacaactattaataaagtaattttttttaaaaaaaaaataacactagAAAAATAGAGCCATGAGAGTGGGGGTACCCAGAGCTCAAGAGTAAGGCCACTTAGGTCATTGCTTAAGGCCTCACCTTATGCAAGGGCCCTCCAAAACTAAGGTCTCATTTGGTTATATAGTACAGATgatatgttttgttaaaagttgaataaaataattttataatataaatttataatattatttttgttttgagatttgaaaaagttaaattgtttattatattttgtgtgagagtttgagaaagttataatgattatatcagatgagatggttttgttttgtgtaaccaaaccaatcCTAAAGGTGAAGATGTTtcgtattttaattatttaaaaaaccataaaatctaatttattaaataaaaatttaaataattcttatatttttcaatgtATGCAAGACCTATGatactatatttaaaatttaacacaatgaataatttatatttttaaagaatttttctaaaatcttgCTCAATTGAAGCACAAAATTTACAACAAAGTCTCGTTTTAAGtttttgtattaaatataaactcaaaagcttttatttaagtattttaaaagTGACTCATTTAAATTTTGCCTTAGACCTCAAATTATATTGAGTTGTTCCTTATACCTCGTGGGGTTAATTTCGAGAACGACGCAAATGGTTGCCTTGTGTAcaagattgaagaaaaataatagtaaaaaaatcataaatatacaactcctttttataattatgttttaaattaattatattttttaaaaatataacttataattaattataataatgccattattttataaaatcctttcaatttaaaatatgattattaaaaaaaaaaatcacttcaaATAATGTTAAAGGTTGTTTGATATATGGGAGCCTCCCActgtattttaaaagaaaaacgcTTGTTGCAAGTGCCTGGTGCAAACGGCGTGCAGATGAGGCTGACGGGAAAACTACTCATACCAAACCCCTCGAATTTAAAATACTACTGGGCTGTGAGAGAGAGGCGATGAGAAAGAGACCGagttaatgagagagagagctgatgagagagaaagattgAGCTGATAAgggagagagctgatgagagagaaaaaccaagctgatgagaaagagagacgaCCCGAGGAgcaagagatagagagagttgatgagagagagatgacagAGAACGTGTGTGTTTagagaaatgaaataataatagtatGCGTCTGACGTGGTATGGACAACTGCACGCCAGTTGTATCTaacgactgtatatagaagaactgattttaaaataaagagtggCACAGTCGCACAAGGGCTCAAGTCTCTAATCACTTCTTAAAACAAAACTAGATAAAATTGTCTTCGTatcttgttctctctctctcaaaccctcctttttttccttctatgttGTCCCTAAACTATGAGTAGTGCTACATACAATCATGGAGTGTACAAGTACTGtgtagtcgttttgaaaaagagtggggtcttttattaaaaaattaattttcttttaatgtaggtttggtatttatttactttttttcaaagtgattgcacgacgctcacacactcacgactgtaactatcatttcgcCTAAACTATATCCCAAATTAATCATTTCAAAACATGGGTTAGAAAACCGGTTTTAATTTATGCCTATGTAAAGAACCTGCTACTCTTATGCAATCACGAACTAGAACACCATCCAGATAGTAACAAGAATGCATGGAAAGAATGACACAAGGATAACACTAAAATGAACAAGATTTCCTTGTAAATCTTGTATAAGTATTAAATGTCACTAAATTTGTCTAGGAAATCACGTCCTAATATCCAACTTCATTAAATTCATATTGtagaaaataatcaataaatattctatttaatataaaatcaatgaGTGCTCATAACTtagattatttaaatactaaatacatattttcactttcaaattttaatttaatagaaTACTTGGGTAATATccaattctattaaaataagtcGTGAAAacctcaattcttaaaataggtttactttcttataattaacataattattcatttttacaagaaatctaataaatactaatatcatttaaatattcttaacatatttctttatttttttagttataacTGTAATATGATAATTTATCAAATCtgacaaaataattaaaatcttgGTTAAACTACTATTATAATCTAGcaataatttaatactaataacattttataatttagttgGGACattgtattgtatttaaatgtattaaataaaatggaaacttatttcataaaatatacttattatataattaacccatttactatttactactgaaatctaattataaaaattaatatttaatagtataattaacTTCCTAATATTTTCTGTAAAACATAGATTTATGggttaacataattatttaattaaaactaagcccaacttaaaatattaaatccAGTCCAACTTAAAGTAACATGCAATTTTCTTTAATAACTAAGCCCATCATAAAATTAAGCCCAGCACAGTCAAGCCCATCCTGAAAGGTCAGGGTTATTTTGGTCATAACACTTAAAAGGGTTCAAAACGCTTACCAGATGGCTACGCAACAAGGGGCTTTAGTGGCAATATCTTAATTACAgtaatatatgtatgtattttctgAGAATTGAAGACCTAAAAGCAAACTTAAGCAGCAACATTGATTCTAGAACCAAAGGGCCGCGAGACATGGCTTacccaacaaaaacaaaggacGCGCCGTGGGAGAAGGCAAGGACAATGTGGGTGACTGAGTT encodes the following:
- the LOC121245834 gene encoding WRKY transcription factor 55-like, with translation MFRSKTSQTKQRTTSSETMEGRIVSLIRHGCKVARELESNLPKLADHPNMLSKSCDEIIKAFGTAKERLYTQDSSTAHDPGHMYLLREPQESQQPKIEASLQGWLRSSYTQTMDDMFQMQLQAERSPPFDMKESGSNAVQLVAGLGGGEVEGSARSWSMGGDQLRSVDPSDSGIGSSLQRQRRRKDDGERRTVKMAAPRIGNTEIPPEDGYTWRKYGQKEILGSRFPRSYYRCTHQKLYQCPAKKQVQRLDDDPSTFEVTYRGDHTCHMSSTAPSIPPLPLTATEITHEMAPIITTQPPQSNSVPLSKWLSMEHFSLRAGAVSSSTSGMVVAGAGAGAGPSTSRSGKEVECPVADMADAMFNSGSSSSNSMDWFLGGKWESEDKEDK